One window of Robiginitalea biformata HTCC2501 genomic DNA carries:
- a CDS encoding PhoX family protein — protein MKAHLKAALGAGLLLFTSCSKLDDFLGDGGGHGSDDSPEGTLFENKSGLTPLVSIRPEFSQVSAYSLLSTTDILDNGFQLAGAADGAGFLENGDGYIYIVNCEDDYAVARIHLDKNLNPLTGEYLLNSGVDDFARQCSGTMWESSIHGGSQDLFLSASESFNYDVKGIDPYTANPTPTADFGLDALGEFSWENAVPLPKNAYPGKTVIIGGDDDSSNSEGQITMYLSENGDADLSGGKIYVLRLKEISDGNGGKMTCEAGIVHNEGELDFGITYDVEFVEIADGAALTKDEMEEACIAVGATAFMRVEDVDYQKGNDANGRNVFVAVTGRGPGRGTYNDWGTAYRLQLDPQNPLSGKLTQIISGNTDTNNMDGNLPLLQSPDNIAVTENYIYLQEDPNSFDRGHAAYIYQTDLDGNNAKVVLELEVRQELDPTGSTGLSGEFGALTDISDKVGIPGTFLLALQPHYWESDAFKGLDGHDMETRADALEAGAREDDQGSQIVILKGLPR, from the coding sequence ATGAAAGCACACCTGAAAGCAGCACTGGGAGCAGGACTCCTTCTTTTTACTTCCTGTTCCAAACTGGACGATTTCCTCGGCGATGGCGGAGGTCATGGTTCGGACGACAGCCCGGAAGGCACCCTTTTCGAAAACAAATCCGGACTCACCCCACTGGTTAGTATCCGGCCGGAGTTCTCACAGGTTTCGGCCTATTCCCTGCTGAGTACCACGGATATCCTGGATAACGGTTTCCAATTGGCGGGTGCCGCCGACGGTGCCGGATTCCTCGAAAATGGCGATGGCTATATCTATATCGTCAACTGCGAGGACGATTACGCAGTGGCCCGCATCCATCTGGACAAAAATCTGAATCCCTTAACCGGGGAGTATTTGCTCAATTCGGGCGTGGACGATTTTGCCCGCCAATGTTCCGGTACCATGTGGGAAAGTTCCATCCATGGCGGATCCCAGGACCTGTTCCTCTCGGCTTCAGAAAGTTTTAACTACGACGTAAAGGGTATCGATCCCTACACGGCCAATCCAACGCCCACGGCCGATTTCGGGTTGGACGCCCTGGGCGAATTTTCCTGGGAGAATGCCGTACCCCTTCCAAAGAATGCGTACCCGGGTAAAACAGTCATCATCGGCGGGGACGATGACTCCAGCAATTCGGAAGGCCAGATTACCATGTACCTATCCGAAAATGGAGATGCGGATTTATCCGGCGGGAAAATATATGTACTTCGCCTGAAAGAAATCTCCGATGGCAATGGTGGTAAAATGACCTGCGAAGCGGGGATTGTTCACAACGAGGGAGAACTGGATTTCGGAATTACCTACGATGTGGAGTTTGTAGAAATAGCGGATGGGGCAGCCCTTACCAAGGATGAAATGGAGGAAGCCTGTATTGCCGTAGGGGCCACCGCATTCATGCGTGTGGAAGATGTGGATTACCAAAAAGGCAACGACGCGAATGGCAGAAATGTATTTGTCGCTGTCACTGGCCGCGGTCCTGGCCGGGGCACTTATAATGACTGGGGTACAGCCTATCGCCTGCAGCTGGACCCGCAAAACCCGCTCTCCGGCAAGCTCACCCAGATAATCAGCGGGAATACGGATACCAACAACATGGATGGGAACCTGCCGCTGCTTCAAAGCCCGGACAATATCGCCGTAACCGAAAACTATATCTATTTACAGGAAGACCCGAACAGTTTTGACAGGGGCCATGCAGCCTACATCTATCAGACCGATTTGGACGGCAACAATGCCAAGGTGGTTCTGGAGCTCGAAGTGCGGCAGGAACTGGATCCTACCGGGAGTACAGGTTTGAGCGGGGAGTTTGGGGCGCTAACCGACATTTCTGATAAGGTGGGGATACCCGGCACTTTCCTGCTGGCCTTGCAGCCACACTATTGGGAAAGCGATGCTTTCAAAGGCCTGGATGGCCACGATATGGAAACCCGGGCCGATGCCCTCGAAGCGGGAGCGCGCGAAGACGACCAGGGGTCGCAGATCGTTATTTTGAAGGGGCTTCCCCGATAA
- a CDS encoding Gfo/Idh/MocA family protein — protein sequence MESITRRTFNNRFSRGVAGTFLMGNLPLACGMGAAGQENGSLGIALVGLGSYSTYQLAPALQETRHCHLAGIVTGTPSKASRWMSQYGIPGEHVYNYENFDSIAGDDAIDAVYVVLPNSMHAEYAIRAAQAGKHVICEKPMGISVAECDAIIKACEVAGVKLGMGYRLHSEPYTQEVKRLVREKTFGEVRYVMGEAAYISRGNPDQWRLDKALSGGGALMNMGVYAIQSCIYGCGRNPVAVSAQEFSTRPEYFKDTDETILAQLTFPGGVVGSVMTSHNANANRMYASCDSGWFELQPANNYGPLSGRTSDGPIQFPHESQQKLQMDDFARHVLEGAPNLAPGEMGRRDMIIVEAIYRSIREGGRTIPLDIPEGYGFGG from the coding sequence ATGGAATCTATTACCCGCCGTACGTTTAACAACCGGTTCTCCCGGGGCGTTGCCGGCACATTCCTGATGGGCAACCTGCCGCTGGCTTGCGGCATGGGTGCGGCCGGGCAGGAGAATGGGAGCCTGGGCATCGCCCTGGTAGGGCTCGGAAGCTATAGCACCTACCAACTGGCCCCGGCCCTGCAGGAAACCCGCCACTGCCACCTGGCCGGAATTGTCACCGGAACGCCTTCCAAGGCTTCCCGCTGGATGAGCCAGTACGGCATCCCCGGGGAGCACGTCTACAACTACGAAAACTTTGACAGCATTGCCGGGGACGATGCTATCGATGCGGTCTATGTGGTGTTGCCCAACAGCATGCACGCGGAATACGCTATCCGCGCGGCCCAGGCCGGGAAACACGTCATTTGCGAAAAGCCCATGGGCATCAGCGTAGCGGAGTGCGACGCGATTATCAAAGCCTGTGAAGTTGCGGGGGTAAAACTCGGCATGGGCTACCGATTGCATTCGGAGCCCTATACGCAGGAGGTCAAGCGCCTGGTACGGGAGAAAACCTTTGGGGAGGTCCGATACGTCATGGGCGAAGCGGCCTATATCTCCAGGGGCAACCCGGATCAATGGCGGCTTGATAAAGCCCTTTCAGGCGGTGGGGCATTGATGAATATGGGGGTTTATGCCATCCAGAGCTGTATTTACGGCTGCGGGAGGAACCCGGTGGCCGTAAGTGCACAGGAATTCAGTACGCGGCCCGAATATTTCAAGGATACGGACGAAACCATCCTGGCGCAGCTTACCTTTCCAGGCGGCGTTGTCGGCTCGGTGATGACATCCCATAACGCAAACGCCAACCGCATGTACGCTTCCTGCGATTCGGGCTGGTTTGAACTGCAGCCGGCAAACAACTACGGCCCGCTCAGCGGCCGGACCTCGGACGGGCCCATCCAGTTTCCACACGAATCCCAGCAAAAACTGCAAATGGACGACTTTGCGCGCCACGTCCTGGAAGGGGCGCCGAATTTGGCACCGGGAGAAATGGGCCGCCGGGATATGATCATCGTAGAGGCCATCTACCGTTCGATCCGCGAGGGAGGGCGGACCATACCGCTAGACATCCCGGAAGGCTACGGTTTCGGGGGGTGA
- a CDS encoding cytochrome-c peroxidase has protein sequence MYRLLLYLTLPACAFLLWGCGEGPSSLHGTAAGVADLSVPAPTTDNFSDEYPWGGAQAYYARQMETAIRLLDSMAVLHASKTTDSAVLRSVFREARRAFKRAEAYGSYLNPEIGHRANGPALPVFTDDSQRVLQPLGLQKVEETLFEGETYPGALYQEIRITRGLLRNLLGYIRKHPPTPKRYFISQHQQLMRVASLSITGFDTPVSLWGLDEAAVSLESMLQVYEIVLQRQIRQTEPGLDDRFVSALQDAVAYLRSGRDFMAFNRYEFLRDRFNPMMRAWVAIRKASGLWDGEEAGPFNMDAPTFFEPDSFNASFFMPVNNSRITDAQVLLGEKLFYDPNLSKSGTMSCASCHLPEQAWADGRVASPDNVGLPLERNTPTLVNSIFQQAFFWDGRSDDIMAQIRSVFTNEKEFDSGVHTFSDAILQDTSYIRLFEEAYSGVPTRNREVIKALSAYISTLTGMDSRFDRNIRGEETTLTESEIRGFNLFSGKALCATCHFLPLTNGTVPPFFLETEKEVIGVPETAANAAWDADPGFYTQFEEPIHLGMFKTPTVRNAAQTAPYMHNGVYATLEQVIEFYNLGGGTGLGFDLEHQTLPFDELQLTAREISDLTAFIRTLDDLPPSPDAKQKQSPNL, from the coding sequence ATGTACAGACTCCTTCTGTATTTAACTTTGCCTGCCTGTGCCTTTTTACTTTGGGGATGCGGCGAAGGCCCTTCTTCCCTGCACGGTACGGCAGCCGGAGTAGCAGACCTATCGGTTCCGGCTCCCACCACCGACAATTTTTCAGATGAATATCCATGGGGTGGGGCGCAGGCCTACTATGCACGGCAAATGGAGACAGCCATTCGACTATTGGATTCAATGGCTGTGTTGCATGCATCCAAAACCACCGATTCAGCTGTCCTGCGCAGCGTTTTCCGCGAGGCGAGGCGGGCGTTTAAAAGAGCAGAGGCCTACGGCTCCTATCTCAACCCGGAGATTGGGCATCGGGCCAACGGTCCGGCCCTGCCGGTTTTCACCGACGACAGTCAGCGGGTACTGCAACCCCTGGGTTTACAAAAGGTTGAGGAAACGCTATTTGAAGGCGAAACATACCCTGGGGCGCTCTATCAAGAGATCCGGATTACCCGGGGACTTTTGCGAAATTTATTGGGCTATATACGAAAACACCCCCCGACCCCCAAACGGTATTTTATTTCCCAGCACCAGCAACTCATGCGTGTGGCCAGTTTATCTATTACCGGGTTTGATACGCCGGTGAGCTTATGGGGGCTGGATGAAGCAGCAGTTTCCCTGGAAAGTATGCTGCAGGTATATGAAATCGTCCTGCAACGCCAAATCCGGCAGACGGAGCCTGGCCTGGACGACAGGTTTGTGAGTGCGCTTCAGGATGCTGTTGCTTACCTGCGATCGGGCAGGGATTTTATGGCCTTTAACCGGTATGAATTCCTCAGGGACCGTTTCAATCCGATGATGCGTGCCTGGGTTGCCATTCGCAAGGCCAGCGGACTTTGGGACGGGGAAGAAGCGGGGCCATTTAATATGGACGCCCCAACATTTTTTGAGCCGGACAGCTTCAATGCGTCTTTTTTTATGCCGGTTAATAATAGCCGGATTACGGATGCCCAGGTACTTCTGGGTGAAAAACTCTTTTACGACCCCAATCTGTCAAAATCCGGAACCATGTCCTGTGCATCCTGCCATTTGCCCGAACAGGCATGGGCAGATGGCCGGGTTGCCAGTCCGGATAACGTTGGCCTGCCCCTGGAACGAAACACGCCCACATTGGTGAATTCAATCTTCCAGCAGGCATTTTTCTGGGATGGCCGCTCAGATGATATTATGGCACAAATCCGTTCCGTATTTACAAATGAAAAGGAGTTTGACAGCGGTGTCCATACCTTTTCGGATGCCATCTTACAGGACACGTCCTATATACGCCTCTTTGAGGAAGCCTATTCAGGCGTACCCACCCGAAACCGGGAAGTTATCAAGGCGCTATCGGCCTATATCAGTACGCTAACCGGGATGGATTCCCGTTTCGATCGGAATATTCGCGGGGAAGAAACCACATTAACCGAATCGGAAATACGCGGATTCAACCTGTTTTCAGGCAAAGCGCTTTGCGCAACCTGTCATTTCCTGCCACTCACCAACGGGACCGTGCCGCCATTTTTCCTGGAAACTGAAAAAGAAGTGATTGGCGTCCCGGAAACTGCGGCCAATGCCGCCTGGGATGCGGACCCGGGCTTTTATACCCAATTTGAGGAACCCATCCACCTGGGGATGTTCAAAACCCCAACGGTGCGAAATGCGGCCCAAACGGCGCCCTACATGCACAACGGCGTGTATGCCACGCTGGAGCAGGTCATCGAATTCTACAACCTCGGCGGGGGCACAGGCCTGGGATTCGACCTGGAGCACCAAACGCTCCCATTTGACGAATTGCAGCTCACGGCTCGGGAAATTTCCGACCTGACCGCATTTATACGGACCCTGGACGACCTGCCACCTTCCCCGGACGCCAAACAAAAGCAATCACCCAACCTGTGA